One window of Halichondria panicea chromosome 7, odHalPani1.1, whole genome shotgun sequence genomic DNA carries:
- the LOC135338285 gene encoding uncharacterized protein LOC135338285 codes for MQETLTIMRSTLVRTLWFLSWTLLVARQCMGMAEVLSKEAEDYEMYENSTTPGNNSTTSPPPTPDPVLSAEAIANITVTGAVIIFLVVGITILFCTVDKCEHQLRVKTALERNKQIDRQMAAEKRLKEIRAEEFRQKQAQEAATNVLQVQVTLSEDGTVRYEEPRQEESVQLQVVDVDIKETVVPTQHLNGANLEESSNEATKVAIIEEVEEKDKQLVNVSLDSYSPLPGELEHPPVVTVKPVTNS; via the coding sequence ATGCAAGAGACACTGACTATAATGAGATCTACTCTTGTGCGTACACTATGGTTCCTGTCATGGACTCTGCTAGTGGCTAGGCAATGTATGGGGATGGCTGAAGTGCTCTCAAAAGAAGCTGAAGATTACGAGATGTATGAGAATAGCACCACACCAGGAAACAACAGCACCACATCACCGCCCCCTACTCCCGATCCGGTACTCAGTGCAGAAGCTATTGCCAACATCACAGTAACTGGAGCCGTCATTATATTCCTAGTTGTTGGCATCACCATCCTATTCTGCACTGTTGACAAATGTGAGCACCAGTTACGAGTGAAAACTGCCCTCGAGAGGAACAAACAGATCGACAGACAAATGGCGGCTGAGAAACGATTAAAGGAAATCCGAGCTGAAGAATTTCGACAGAAACAAGCTCAAGAGGCGGCGACGAATGTGCTACAAGTACAAGTCACCCTATCAGAAGACGGTACGGTACGTTATGAAGAGCCCCGACAAGAAGAATCTGTACAATTACAAGTTGTTGATGTCGACATCAAAGAGACTGTTGTTCCTACCCAGCACTTAAATGGAGCTAACCTTGAGGAATCTAGCAATGAAGCTACTAAAGTGGCCATTATTGAAGAAGTAGAAGAAAAGGATAAACAGCTAGTGAATGTGTCATTAGACTCTTACTCCCCGTTACCAGGGGAACTTGAACACCCACCTGTAGTAACTGTGAAGCCTGTTACGAATAGCTag
- the LOC135338282 gene encoding uncharacterized protein LOC135338282 codes for MKTVVPVVCALLLCAAELAQSQGEPLCSQLTRETEDTLYHNFPRNSLPTSTLVEHKCVTRNGRNRVLYSCGKDASAVLTDAQGNTRDISPSTNTVNLRREGLTLECLPLPPSVQPPVAPVVEGGDVETRKQTTGCPSVAPSSKLSFHIASRGRVCERKCIVRTSTFGLIQERVRTYYTCCSGDVPTPYSRALNNFYECPSSPGKPEGPPAETPLPPVDRIRPLLPEITRPVPVVTNRPPAVTNGPPAEISGPSTDMPACSSVSVRPKSRSSFHSGSGDVCERKCTFKTSTFGHAQERINTYYSCCSGDVPTPFSRALPGFYICPS; via the exons ATGAAGACAGTTGTTCCTGTGGTGTGTGCTCTATTGCTCTGTGCTGCAGAGCTAGCTCAAAGCCAGGGTGAGCCACTCTGTAGTCAGCTGACAAGAGAAACCGAGGACACTCTCTATCACAACTTCCCTAGGAACAGTCTTCCAACCAGTACACTGGTGGAGCACAAATGTGTGACCAGAAATGGAAG AAACAGAGTACTCTACTCGTGTGGGAAAGACGCGAGTGCCGTCTTAACAGATGCCCAGGGCAACACCAGAGATATCTCTCCTAGCACAAATACTGTGAACCTGAGGAGAGAGGGACTCACTCTAGAGTGTCTTCCCCTTCCCCCCTCGGTACAACCTCCAGTGGCTCCTGTCGTGGAAGGAGGAG ATGTAGAGACACGTAAGCAGACGACTGGTTGCCCTAGCGTTGCTCCCAGCTCTAAACTAAGCTTCCACATTGCCAGtagggggcgtgtgtgtgaaAGAAAATGCATCGTCAGGACAAGCACCTTTGG acTTATCCAAGAGAGAGTGAGGACGTACTACACCTGTTGCTCTGGAGATGTGCCGACACCTTACAGCAGGGCACTGAATAACTTCTATGAGTGCCCATCATCACCTGGGAAACCAGAGGGACCCCCTGCAGAGACCCCGCTACCCCCTGTGGACAGAATAAGACCCCTTCTGCCAGAAATCACAAGACCAGTCCCTGTTGTGACTAATAGACCCCCTGCTGTGACTAATGGACCCCCTGCTGAGATTAGTGGACCCTCTACAGATATGCCTGCTTGCTCTAGTGTTAGTGTTCGTCCAAAATCCCGCAGCAGCTTTCACTCCGGATCTGGGGATGTCTGCGAAAGAAAGTGCACGTTCAAGACCAGCACCTTCGG acaTGCCCAAGAGAGAATAAATACATACTACAGTTGTTGCTCTGGAGATGTGCCGACACCTTTCAGCAGGGCACTACCAGGGTTCTATATATGTCCCTCATGA
- the LOC135338274 gene encoding uncharacterized protein LOC135338274: MAVRRSARLKLKEEEEQERYRTPLRGGQAVKRRLSSTSNSFSEEGSPPATSAIKEQLECQDIVSASDEDVVAVTPKRKQTRKTNNFLKLYNSYNRDDGYDLYEDEFIDDSEEVVNKKNRRKEKRTRRDSNSSSSSDIGGRRSKRKKAEMQLSSDEEIGQITSNRGNEPAGIIISKISVNDSHTRYSSDSDVECSLRRPRAAINRSRLDSYLSDSSEEDIKVKTKTRKKRRVQCPESDEELASFTPAKKSPSRAERLKQEKMSKRDTLLRKLKNNDDSPSPLENTNSLYLETPDDGGTSHSCFDPSKDVQFLGERVLFCVESEDSSDEGSDWIVSEEEGEEMDVTAFIDVELMKGVHSAVLMRDTLSLGSASDGVEDVGGDGGGGDDVIEDSDDDLLIQLLKAVTSDESVDLLTRLLPQAKPVINTALLEGRNALMLAALRGDCGALSLLLEHGANVNCSDNSLTTPLHLAALVGAVECVEALIARGHTVDCRDAKGWSPLLYAHFEDHQDSVLALMRARPQQLTVLSDLLRRAPEEGTEARRRTVKVVRSLLVSLAHHEIYYSLFNSFISDNLSVLDEDGFGFMSHCMALLSFENKQAWLKGKLARLKDYAATDQTHCSWHTKVCLTDVPRDKVLEAVRERLSDLVTSPQRCWAQSLFVTFKGEAGICTGPRKEFWSCLCQAVTKKEKMFKLTDGGHLSLQPCSLFTDYPSARLSPPLAQRHAHLLHLLGMMLAFAVFHGDTLDLSLAKPVLKRLVDHPLTHPQDLEDIDQTLYHTLTTLQDEIIDDMELSFTTTLQCPWTNQTVDVPLREGGQNIAVTKGNINDYIRDLSQFKLDTCVAKEMSSFLSGFWKVIPRRCLQVFKPNELALLISGVPTISVDDWYKHTQYYGVTASDDIIVWFWTLVASLKQEEKALLLKFSTGSPNVPAGGFSQLHGLSGPTLFNITLISGKDKIPQASTCFNQLKLSKYSCEQELRNKVLIALRYGCEGFAFS, encoded by the exons ATGGCTGTTAGAAGATCTGCTAGACTCAAGTTAAAGGAGGAAGAAGAACAGGAGCGCTATAGGACTCCATTGAGGGGAGGCCAGGCGGTAAAGAGGCGCCTCTCTAGCACTAGTAATAGTTTTAGTGAAGAAGGTAGTCCACCAGCTACTAGTGCTATAAAGGAACAACTCGAGTGTCAAGACATTGTCAGTGCTAGTGATGAAGATGTGGTGGCTGTTACTCCCAAGAGGAAACAAACTCGCAAAACCAATAACTTCTTGAAACT GTACAACTCTTATAATCGTGATGATGGTTACGATCTCTATGAGGATGAATTTATAGACGACAGTGAGGAGGTTGTCAACAAAAAAAATCGAAGGAAGGAAAAAAGGACTAGACGTGATTCTAACAGTTCCAGCAGCTCAGATATCGGAGGTCGAAGGTCAAAACGTAAAAAAGCAGAAATGCAATTGTCCAGTGATGAAGAGATTGGGCAAATTACGAGTAACCGTGGAAACGAACCAGCTGGAATCATTATTTCGAAAATCTCTGTCAACGATAGTCATACAAGATACTCAAGTGATTCTGATGTTGAGTGTAGTTTAAGAAGACCGAGAGCGGCTATTAACCGAAGCAGACTAGACTCTTATCTCTCAGATAGCTCTGAGGAGGATATAAAGGTTAAAACGAAGACACGGAAGAAGAGACGAGTGCAGTGTCCGGAGAGTGATGAAGAGTTAGCAAG TTTCACTCCAGCCAAGAAATCCCCTTCCAGAGCAGAGAGACTAAAACAAGAGAAAATGTCAAAAAGAGACACCCTCCTCCGCAAACTAAAGAACAATGATGACTCCCCCTCACCCTTGGAGAACACGAACTCCCTGTACTTGGAAACACCCGACGATGGTGGTACCAGTCATAGTTGTTTTGATCCCTCTAAAGACGTCCAGTTTTTAGGGGAGAGGGTTTTGTTTTGTGTGGAGAGTGAAGACTCGAGCGATGAGGGGAGCGATTGGATTGTGAGcgaggaggagggggaggagaTGGATGTCACCGCATTCATTGATGTGGAACTAATGAAAGGGGTTCACTCGGCTGTCTTGATGAGGGACACACTTTCGTTGGGCTCGGCTAGTGATGGTGTGGAGGATGTGGGCGGTGATGGTGGGGGcggtgatgatgtcattgagGATAGTGACGATGATTTACTGATCCAGCTATTGAAAGCTGTCACGAGTGATGAAAGTGTTGACTTGCTAACGCGACTTCTACCTCAAGCAAAGCCAGTCATTAACACAGCGTTGCTTGAAG GTCGCAATGCTCTGATGCTGGCTGCCCTGAGGGGGGACTGTGGGGCACTCTCACTACTGCTGGAACATGGCGCTAACGTCAACTGCTCA gacaatagtttgaccacacccctccaCCTGGCGGCCTTAGTGGGagctgtggagtgtgtggaggCCTTGATAGCCCGAGGGCACACTGTGGACTGCCGAGATGCCAAGGGTTGGTCCCCACTTTTGTACGCTCACTTTGAGGACCACCAGGACTCTGTGTTGGCACTCATGAGAGCAAGACCTCAGCAG CTGACTGTGTTGAGTGATCTGCTGAGACGAGCGCCCGAGGAAGGCACTGAAGCGAGGAGAAGAACTGTCAAG gTGGTACGCTCTCTCCTGGTGTCTCTGGCCCATCACGAGATCTATTACTCTCTGTTCAACAGCTTTATAAGTGACAACCTTTCTGTGTTGGACGAGGACGGCTTTGGCTTCATGAGCCACTGCATGGCACTGCTCAGCTTTGAGAACAAGCAGGCCTGGCTCAAAGGAAAGCTGGCCAGACTGAA AGACTATGCAGCCACTGACCAGACTCACTGCAGCTGGCATACAAAGGTGTGTCTCACAGACGTACCCAGGGACAAAGTGCTGGAGGCCGTCAGAGAGCGTCTGTCTGACCTTGTGACCTCTCCGCAGAGATGCTGGGCACAGAGCCTGTTCGTCACCTTCAAAGGGGAGGCAG GGATCTGCACTGGTCCTCGTAAAGAGTTCTGGTCGTGTTTGTGCCAAGCAGttacaaagaaagaaaaaatgTTCAAGCTGACAGACGGAGGTCATCTCAG tcttcAGCCGTGCTCCTTGTTCACGGACTACCCGTCAGCCCGCCTCTCCCCTCCCCTCGCTCAACGCCACGCCCACCTACTCCACCTCCTTGGTATGATGCTGGCCTTTGCTGTCTTCCATGGCGACACACTCGACCTCAGTCTAGCAAAGCCAGTCCTCAAGAGA ctggtggaccaccccctgacACACCCACAAGACTTGGAAGACATCGACCAAACCCTCTATCATACACTCACCACATTGCAAGATGAGATTATCGATG ATATGGAGCTGTCGTTCACGACGACTCTCCAGTGCCCGTGGACCAATCAGACGGTAGACGTGCCTCTCAGGGAGGGTGGGCAGAACATCGCCGTAACCAAGGGCAACata AATGACTACATTCGTGATCTATCTCAGTTTAAACTGGACACTTGTGTTGCCAAGGAGATGAGCTCGTTTCTGTCGGGATTTTGGAAG GTGATTCCTCGGAGGTGTCTGCAGGTGTTCAAACCTAACGAGCTGGCACTGCTCATATCTGGAGTGCCCACCATCAGTGTGGATGACtggtacaaacacacacag TATTACGGTGTGACTGCGTCTGATGACATCATCGTCTGGTTTTGGACGTTAGTGGCAAGCCTCAAACAAGAAGAGAAGGCGCTACTGCTAAAGTTCTCCACGGGATCTCCGAATGTCCCTGCTGGGGGATTCTCTCAGCTGCACGGGCTCAGTGGCCCCACCCTCTTCAATATCACACTCATATCAGGCAAGGACAAG ATCCCACAAGCCTCCACTTGTTTCAACCAACTCAAACTTTCTAAGTATTCTTGTGAACAAGAACTACGCAATAAAGTACTTATAGCCCTACGATATGGTTGTGAGGGATTTGCATTCTCTTGA
- the LOC135338280 gene encoding large ribosomal subunit protein mL65-like — protein sequence MKFLKTFSDSLPKRWLLLSCTRSYGYVHVEKKKPPHILGPGWLWRKCNVVHPHTKAVDPFTKYQWLTKSVSIQGLPDKIQNIQVPNESITDDVIKRAEEYLVFQDHNRPNYRIPELKISGLIQSTLASVWPLANEYAHLRESHLTFEPTVECYWRRDGHNFICQNTPLHILHTAHGLDLFCEPDAQLGAIPPIKFLPSSLGVFKRSFDQITPFGGCRRHGPFPMAHTLFTTYRSCVNNEQLLAHGLIQLFAQAAGEGVHKGFKLDQPVPFPLVNQGIVTDGQYFTFVAFQLNTLDFRQDSSDTRHNVFWAGPTMRLYDNVIPGDKLEGVNKSCASLIVRFLLNRPEEMRKIRNWAEPYDKAKPWNRPMDRIPGN from the coding sequence ATGAAGTTTCTCAAGACATTTTCTGACTCACTGCCTAAGAGGTGGCTGTTGCTGAGCTGTACCAGGAGCTATGGTTACGTTCACGTGGAAAAGAAGAAGCCTCCACACATTCTAGGGCCTGGATGGCTATGGAGAAAGTGCAATGTGGTACACCCCCATACCAAAGCTGTCGATCCATTTACGAAATATCAGTGGCTAACAAAATCTGTTTCAATTCAAGGACTTCCCGATAAAATCCAAAATATCCAAGTACCAAATGAGTCAattactgatgatgtcatcaaacgAGCTGAAGAGTACCTCGTTTTTCAGGACCACAATCGACCAAACTACCGAATTCCAGAACTGAAAATATCTGGTCTTATTCAGTCCACCCTTGCAAGTGTTTGGCCTCTAGCAAATGAGTACGCACACCTGAGGGAGTCgcatttgacctttgaacccaCCGTTGAGTGCTATTGGAGACGAGATGGGCACAATTTCATTTGCCAAAACACACCACTTCACAtactacacactgcacacgGTCTTGACTTGTTTTGCGAACCAGACGCTCAATTGGGAGCTATACCACCAATTAAATTCCTTCCGTCAAGCCTCGGAGTCTTTAAGAGAAGTTTCGATCAGATCACACCGTTTGGGGGTTGCCGTAGACACGGACCATTTCCAATGGCTCATACCCTGTTCACGACGTACAGAAGCTGTGTCAATAATGAACAATTATTAGCCCATGGGCTTATACAACTGTTTGCGCAAGCTGCCGGTGAAGGGGTTCACAAAGGGTTCAAATTGGACCAACCTGTACCATTCCCTCTCGTCAACCAAGGCATAGTTACGGATGGTCAATATTTCACTTTTGTAGCGTTTCAACTCAACACTCTGGATTTTCGTCAAGACTCGAGCGATACAAGACACAACGTATTCTGGGCAGGGCCTACGATGCGTCTCTATGACAACGTGATCCCCGGAGATAAACTGGAGGGAGTGAACAAAAGCTGTGCGAGTTTAATAGTGAGATTCTTGTTGAACAGGCCTGAAGAGATGAGGAAGATAAGGAACTGGGCTGAACCATATGATAAAGCAAAACCGTGGAACCGACCAATGGACCGAATACCTGGCAACTGA
- the LOC135338288 gene encoding uncharacterized protein LOC135338288: MGKGSQRVAVGSVLSTVLLILFLVSLKFYLYIDSTFPRPVSANLVTEKENLPNCMQLREEDPYPTSGEPLSGKNFCEAFTGTNRTDCVYLHPEIFHYVLFTNNPKDSVLGFREFLSIYSVDKFYKPEKIVIHCNQSITGKYWEIVQKLTTPIEMRLTDRITTVGKKQKPAYISHEADYLKIKSGFRDGGIYSDFDVVILNGSKLREMQRQSEIVIGRNNPECTETCAGFFSSVPGSPFMGKWLDSYENNYRPAWTYNAGHVPARILHHCPECHRDITVDYHMSNWIDARAKNWLKEGGLEWRQKAVAHYMNTGFMKPLKPPNELLSMSTPFSEMVKFVLGDTINDFIF, translated from the coding sequence ATGGGAAAAGGTTCACAGCGGGTCGCTGTTGGCAGTGTACTGTCCACTGTACTCCTGATTTTGTTTCTGGTGTCGCTGAAGTTTTACTTGTATATCGACAGCACGTTCCCTAGGCCTGTATCTGCAAATCTAGTTACAGAGAAGGAAAATCTGCCAAACTGTATGCAACTGAGGGAGGAAGATCCCTACCCGACTAGTGGAGAACCTCTCAGTGGAAAGAATTTTTGTGAAGCATTCACAGGAACAAACCGTACAGACTGTGTTTATCTTCATCCAGAGATATTTCACTATGTCCTATTTACAAACAATCCGAAAGACAGCGTATTGGGTTTTCGAGAGTTTTTGTCAATATATTCAGTGGATAAGTTTTATAAGCCAGAGAAGATTGTCATACACTGTAACCAATCGATCACCGGCAAGTATTGGGAGATTGTGCAGAAGTTGACTACTCCTATTGAGATGAGACTGACGGATCGAATAACTACTGTTGGCAAGAAACAGAAACCAGCATATATTTCCCATGAAGCAGACTATCTAAAAATCAAATCTGGCTTCAGAGACGGGGGCATTTATTCTGATTTTGATGTTGTCATCCTCAATGGTTCAAAATTGCGTGAAATGCAACGACAATCAGAGATAGTGATTGGGAGAAACAACCCAGAGTGTACCGAAACTTGTGCCGGATTTTTTTCAAGTGTTCCCGGCTCACCATTTATGGGGAAATGGTTGGACAGTTACGAGAATAACTACAGGCCTGCATGGACATACAATGCAGGGCATGTGCCAGCTCGAATACTACACCATTGCCCAGAATGTCATCGTGACATAACTGTTGATTATCACATGAGTAATTGGATTGATGCTAGGGCTAAAAACTGGTTGAAGGAAGGAGGGCTTGAGTGGAGGCAAAAAGCAGTGGCTCACTATATGAACACAGGGTTTATGAAACCATTAAAACCACCAAATGAATTACTTAGTATGTCGACTCCATTCTCAGAGATGGTAAAGTTTGTTCTAGGGGACACAATCAACGATTTTATCTTCTAA